Below is a window of Fluviibacter phosphoraccumulans DNA.
GCGCCAGGGGATGACTTCGCCCGCCCGGTTAACCCAACGCGAGACGTCGTACACCTTGGTTTTAAGCAGATCCTTGAGCACGGCAAAACCGCCCGCCATATCTCCATACAGCGTGCAATAACCCACCGCCATTTCGGATTTATTGCCCGTGGTGAGCACCAACCAGCCGCTCTTATTGGAGAGCGCCATGAGCAGATTGCCGCGAATCCGCGCCTGCAGATTTTCTTCCGTGGTGTCTGGCGCCATTCCGACAAAATAAGGCGCCAGCAAGTTTTCATAAGTCTGCATGGCGGGCTGGATATCCACCAGTTCACCTTTAACCCCCAGGTTTGCGCACAGCGCCCAGGAATCATCAATACTCATCTGCGCCGTGTAAGGTGATGGCATGATGATTGGCCGCACACGGTCGGCACCTAAGGCATCGACCGCCACACACAATGTGAGTGCTGAATCAATGCCACCGGATAGCCCAAGATAAGCGCCGGCGAAACCGTTCTTGGCAAAGTAGTCACGTACACCCAGCACCATGGCGTTGTAGATCTGGGCATTTAATTCGGTCAGCGGTGTTAATGCAGCCTGCGTATGCCAATCCCCCGCGTCGCTTAAATCAGCAGTGGCCATGTCTTCCGCAAACTGCGGCAATTGCAGGACAGTTTGACCATCGGCAGCGACCAGGCAAGAAGCACCATCAAAAACGAGCTCGTCCTGACCGCCGACAAGATTGCAGTAAACAATCGACAATCCGGTTTCGGCAACGCGCTGCGCCAGCACGCTCTGACGATCAACGGTTTTATCCAGATGGTAGGGTGAGGCGTTGAGCACGAGCAGCACCTCCGCCCCCGCCGCCTTAGCCGCTTGGGCCGGCGCGGCAAACCAGATGTCTTCACAGATCGCCAGGCCAAAACGGGTGCCCGCATGATCAAAAACAACCGACTCACCACCGGCTGTGAAGTAACGTAATTCATCAAACACTTCGTACTGCGGCAGATGCTGTTTGCGATAGGTGCACAGGCGTTTGCCCTGATACAAGACGCTGGCGGCATTATAGTAATGAGCGCCTGCCTGCTCCGGATGCCCCACGACGATAGCGATATCCAGATCCACTGTATCTTGGGTCAGCGCAACCAGGGCCAGATCCACCGATCGGTAAAAATCCGGGCGCAGTAATAGATCTTCTGGCGGATAACCACACAGACTAAGTTCCGGGGTCAGCAAAAGATCCGCGCCTTGAGCACAGGCACGCTTTGCCGCTTCGGCAATACGATGGGCATTACCCGCCAGATCACCGAGCACCACATTCATCTGAGCAACTGCAACCCGCACACTGGACTCCTGCGTCTATTCAAAACCCATCAAAAAAATAGCCCTGACCGAAGCCAGGGCCATTGTATGCCTGTAGGCTAAGGCTTAGTTGCCAGCCTTGGCGCGCTCAACACCCGAAGTGATTTCGGCTTTGGCAGCGGCCGCATCTTTCCAGCCCTTGACCTTGACCCATTTGCCCGGCTCGAGATCCTTGTAGTGCTCGAAGAAGTGGGTAATCTGCTTGATCAGAATTTCCGGCAGATCTTCGATGGTATGAACCTTGTCATAATTCGACGTCAGTTTTTGGACAGGCACAGCCATCAGCTTGGCGTCTTCACCGGCCTCGTCTTCCATGGCCAGCATACCAACGGTACGGCAGCGAACAATGACGCCCGGCGGCAGCGGGTACGGGGACACCACCAGCACATCAACCGGGTCGCCATCTTCCGACAGGGTCGAAGGAATGAAGCCATAGTTACATGGATAGTGCATCGGCGTGGCGATGAAACGATCCACGAATACTGCGCCCGAGTCTTTGTCCAGTTCGTACTTGATGCCTGGTGCATTAGCCGAGATCTCGATGACGACGTTGAAATCGTTCGGGACATCCTTGCCGATGGAAATGTTATCGATGTTCATGTCTTCTCCCCTTTATGGTGTGGTTTTGTATGTACGCGTATTCAATTGCGACTCACTTGAAAATTATAGCCTCTGAACGACGTTTTTATCGCTTGCGGCGCAATAACAATGAATTTGCCACCACAGAAATCGAAGAACAGGCCATCGCCGCACCGGCAATGACCGGGCTGAGTAGGCCAGCCGCCGCCAGTGGAATGGCCAACACATTGTAGATAAAGGCAAAAAATAGATTCTGCCGGATTTTAGCCAATGTGCGGCGAGAAAGCTGGATCGCATCCACAACACCGGTGAGCCGGTTGTTCATCAGGATAATGCCGGCGCTTTCCATGGCAATATCCATACCACCGCCCATAGCAACGCCAACGGAAGCCGACGCCAGGGCAGGCGCATCGTTGATGCCATCTCCGACCATCATCACCCCGCCCGGCTCTGCCGCTAGCAGTTGTTTAACTTCAGCGGCTTTGCCTGCGGGCAGCACTTCCGCACGGATGGCGTCAACACCGAGTCTGTCGCCCATCACTCGGGCAGATTCAGCCTGGTCCCCCGTGAGCATCACGGCTTTAAGGCCCAGCCGATGTAACAGGCCGATGGTTTCTATGGCATCCGACCGTGGTGTATCCGCAAAAGCCAGCAGCGCCAGCGGCTGCTCGGCATGCAGGACGACCGAGATGGTTTTAGCGCTCTGCGCTAACTGATCTGCCTGTTGCTGCCAAAAGCCGTTATCGGTATTCGCCAAGGCAGCGGACCAACGCACGACACCATAAGACACTCCGTCAATGCGCGCGAAAACGCCCTGCCCGGATTCATTACGGAAATCCGTCACTTCAAACTTATGGCCGTCGGCCTCAGCCGTAGCCGCACTACGAATGGCGTGAGCCACCGGATGCGCAGAGCCTTGCTCCAGCGCCGCCGCAATGGACAAAATTTCTTGCCGACGCATTGGGCTATGCGGTGCCAGAATGGCATCAGTTAGGCGTAAGTTGCCCTCGGTTAAGGTGCCCGTTTTATCAAAAATCACCGTGCCAACTGAGGCAGCCCGTTGCAGGGCATCGGCATCACGAACTAGGATGCCCTGCCGAGCGCCTTCACCGATGCCGACCATGATGGCGGTCGGCGTTGCCAAGCCCAGCGCACACGGGCAGGAGATAACGAGAACCGCTACCGCCCTCACGATGCCTGCGTTCCAGTCACCCAGCCAAACGCCTGTCACAAAGAGCGTCAGCAACGCCAACACAACAACGAGCGGCACAAACCAGGCAGACACTTTATCGACCAGCGCCTGAACCGGCGCACGCGAGCCTTGAGCTTGTGCGACCAGACGGGCAATACCCGCCAATACAGTGCTGCGCCCCACGCCGGTGACCCGACAGACCAGCACACCGTCGCCATTAAGGGTTCCGGCATAAACCTTGTCATCAAGTCGTTTTTCGACAGGCACCGGCTCACCGGTGAGCATGGCTTCGGACACGGCCGAGTCACCCGCAGTCACCACGCCATCGACCGGAATGGCTTCTCCG
It encodes the following:
- a CDS encoding NAD+ synthase, which codes for MNVVLGDLAGNAHRIAEAAKRACAQGADLLLTPELSLCGYPPEDLLLRPDFYRSVDLALVALTQDTVDLDIAIVVGHPEQAGAHYYNAASVLYQGKRLCTYRKQHLPQYEVFDELRYFTAGGESVVFDHAGTRFGLAICEDIWFAAPAQAAKAAGAEVLLVLNASPYHLDKTVDRQSVLAQRVAETGLSIVYCNLVGGQDELVFDGASCLVAADGQTVLQLPQFAEDMATADLSDAGDWHTQAALTPLTELNAQIYNAMVLGVRDYFAKNGFAGAYLGLSGGIDSALTLCVAVDALGADRVRPIIMPSPYTAQMSIDDSWALCANLGVKGELVDIQPAMQTYENLLAPYFVGMAPDTTEENLQARIRGNLLMALSNKSGWLVLTTGNKSEMAVGYCTLYGDMAGGFAVLKDLLKTKVYDVSRWVNRAGEVIPWRIIERPPSAELRPDQTDQDSLPPYEVLDAIVTAYMEQDQSPREIIALGYREADVRRVVRLLRISEYKRRQSPVGIRLTRRGFGKDWRYPITNRYADEW
- the ppa gene encoding inorganic diphosphatase, translating into MNIDNISIGKDVPNDFNVVIEISANAPGIKYELDKDSGAVFVDRFIATPMHYPCNYGFIPSTLSEDGDPVDVLVVSPYPLPPGVIVRCRTVGMLAMEDEAGEDAKLMAVPVQKLTSNYDKVHTIEDLPEILIKQITHFFEHYKDLEPGKWVKVKGWKDAAAAKAEITSGVERAKAGN
- a CDS encoding heavy metal translocating P-type ATPase, which produces MTAAVEHVLKLSGLRCANCANTVKKAIEQLADVEAEVNFATEEAIVRGPASVQSADLIRVVEAAGYGATEVIDLTETIAAPRDTLELARFCTAIICALPLAIAMPWAWLSGHDMHLPVFWQFLLATPVQLWVAWPFYRGAWYALRLGTSNMDVLVSLGTLAAYIYSVVIMLSGAHADVYFEASVVVIALIMTGKHLESRARKASASAIERLLHLTPKTAWLEKAEGQFESVPLAHIRPGDHVRVLSGEAIPVDGVVTAGDSAVSEAMLTGEPVPVEKRLDDKVYAGTLNGDGVLVCRVTGVGRSTVLAGIARLVAQAQGSRAPVQALVDKVSAWFVPLVVVLALLTLFVTGVWLGDWNAGIVRAVAVLVISCPCALGLATPTAIMVGIGEGARQGILVRDADALQRAASVGTVIFDKTGTLTEGNLRLTDAILAPHSPMRRQEILSIAAALEQGSAHPVAHAIRSAATAEADGHKFEVTDFRNESGQGVFARIDGVSYGVVRWSAALANTDNGFWQQQADQLAQSAKTISVVLHAEQPLALLAFADTPRSDAIETIGLLHRLGLKAVMLTGDQAESARVMGDRLGVDAIRAEVLPAGKAAEVKQLLAAEPGGVMMVGDGINDAPALASASVGVAMGGGMDIAMESAGIILMNNRLTGVVDAIQLSRRTLAKIRQNLFFAFIYNVLAIPLAAAGLLSPVIAGAAMACSSISVVANSLLLRRKR